The following coding sequences are from one Anguilla anguilla isolate fAngAng1 chromosome 12, fAngAng1.pri, whole genome shotgun sequence window:
- the cdon gene encoding cell adhesion molecule-related/down-regulated by oncogenes codes for MAAAPGVLSTFLYLCHALLISCSDASLSFHLEPRPVVQKQGGVVNLSCSLSPSSSSSSSASARLSWRFGGRPLDPTAAPGVRIGPGSLTLPSLQPGQTGQYQCVAHSETGTVASRPARVTIADIGEFGRSSRRPMTVEEGSTALIQCHLPPSDPPALPRLRVRGEWLEKSTGEYLILPSGNLQIVSVSPQHQGMYKCGAYNPVTRETRVEAHGTRLTVKRSDGPSPVRVVYPVTPQTVAVAISESAILECVLAGSPAPVARWTKDGQEVVPGANHRLLHGNLVVTAARESDGGSYRCSAGSEEAGDLVHANYTVSVLVGASVSRGLMDQLASPGSSVRFTCAAEGNPAPNVTWLFNSAPVTPSPRLQISGSSLQIAAVTQQDEGAYQCLADNGIGSAQSAGVLTVQSGPTSLPVIQTPPLNGTYQEGDGVLLSCNASGRPPPRIRWYNASGPIAARPARLLQPQQAEARAPGAGPPHLVVSRPGSSSLYIQAASRAHSGKYVCEASNELGSVRAEAFLTVVPVVTATVGMTAEAPPPPPSVNPIQSDEGEGPFLEVEEEEEEELGYSQDTPVERKSDTPTPEAPIITSPPQTHKPDVYDLEWSAGRAWGSPINAYFVKYRKLDDVGDVAGSWHTVRVPGSEKALRLSDLEPSSLYEVLMVARSAAGEGQPAMLTFRTAKEKSTSPGKNDSKAPFPFPPEKVPESENANTHFGVVMPDRVPEAPDRPTISMATESSVYVTWIPRANGGSPITAFRVEYRRQARNADWAVAADNISPLKLSVEVRTLEPGSTYRFRVVALNTYGESPHSAPSRPYAVSPVGPPISSRPVAGPHITSTDAVSDTQIMLRWTYTPSSNNNTPIQGFYIYYRPTDSDNDSDYKRDVVEGNKQWHLIGQLQPETSYDIKMQCFNDGGESEYSNVMICETKARQAPGAPRENPITPPGPYPPDPPAQAGGLLYLIVGSVLGVMLLILLLFIAMCLWRYRQQSSLHKYDPPGYLYQPAEMNGHVLEYSALSGTGRINGYGHAGTLPPSSCPHLHHKLPNGLALGNGTGPAHCPSAHLHGHAHNHSHDGPLEYEHSHPHHIHNGGGTYTALPQSDSSDCMSCQNFCNNNRCYTKANGTYSSGSLPMMHRVAPCQQDALEMVPLGHVTSRCQGSEPQPLPGDEGGGDTRQGEEPGEKTPPLSQHSCCQSGDYQCCSLEEGEEELLFEEDPEGLGVCWESLGLPELDCKERGAWISSGSLRGGLIQPTVQEI; via the exons ATGGCCGCCGCCCCGGGGGTCCTCTCCACCTTCCTGTACCTGTGCCACGCCCTCCTCATCAGCTGCTCAG atgcgtctctctccttccacctggagccccgccccGTGGTTCAGAAGCAGGGGGGCGTGGTCAACCTGAGCTGCTCCctcagcccctcctcctcctcctcctcctccgcctcggCACGGCTGTCCTGGCGTTTCGGGGGCCGGCCCCTGGACCCGACGGCCGCGCCCGGGGTTCGGATCGGGCCCggctccctcaccctcccctcccttcagCCCGGCCAGACGGGGCAGTACCAGTGCGTGGCGCACTCCGAAACGGGCACCGTCGCCAGCCGCCCCGCTCGAGTCACTATCGCAG ATATTGGCGAGTTTGGCAGATCGTCCCGGCGGCCGATGACCGTGGAGGAGGGCAGTACGGCGCTGATCCAGTGCCACCTGCCCCCCAGtgaccccccagccctgccgCGGCTCCGGGTTCGAGGGGAGTGGCTGGAGAAATCCACAG GCGAATATTTAATTCTCCCGTCTGGGAACCTTCAGATTGTGTCCGTGTCCCCCCAGCACCAGGGGATGTATAAGTGTGGAGCGTACAACCCCGTCACCCGGGAAACCAGGGTGGAGGCCCACGGAACAAGGCTTACCGTCAAAC GCTCTGATGGCCCCTCCCCTGTGCGCGTGGTGTACCCCGTCACCCCGCAgaccgtcgccgtggcgattTCCGAGTCCGCCATCTTGGAGTGCGTCTTGGCAGGAAGCCCCGCGCCCGTCGCCCGCTGGACCAAAGACGGACAGGAAGTGGTGCCGGGGGCCAATCACAGACTGCTACACGGCAACCTGGTTGTGACCGCCGCGAGGGAGAGCGATGGCGGTAGCTACCGGTGTTCCGCTGGGAGCGAGGAGGCCGGGGACCTGGTCCACGCGAACTACACCGTCAGCGTGCTCG tgggCGCTTCTGTGTCAAGAGGTTTGATGGACCAGCTGGCGTCTCCGGGCTCGTCCGTCCGCTTCACCTGCGCCGCTGAGggaaaccccgcccccaacgTCACCTGGCTTTTCAACTCCGCCCCCGTCACCCCTTCGCCCCGCCTCCAGATATCTGGCTCCTCCCTCCAGATCGCTGCGGTAACGCAGCAGGACGAGGGCGCGTACCAGTGCCTGGCGGACAACGGGATTGGATCAGCCCAGTCGGCTGGTGTTCTCACTGTCCAATCAG gcCCGACCTCCCTGCCAGTCATCCAGACTCCGCCTCTAAACGGGACCTATCAGGAGGGGGACGGCGTCTTACTGTCCTGCAACGCCAGCGGCCGACCCCCGCCCCGCATCCGCTGGTACAACGCCTCCGGCCCCATCGCCGCCCGTCCCGCTCGCCTGCTCCAGCCCCAGCAGGCCGAAGCCAGGGCCCCCGGTGCCGGCCCTCCCCACCTCGTCGTGTCTCGCCCGGGCAGCAGCTCACTTTACATCCAGGCTGCGAGCCGGGCCCACTCTGGGAAGTACGTCTGCGAGGCGTCCAATGAGCTGGGCTCTGTGCGGGCCGAGGCCTTCCTCACTGTCG TGCCCGTGGTGACCGCTACAGTGGGTATGACTGcggaggcccctccccctcctccctcagttAACCCAATCCAGAGcgatgagggggaggggccattCCTGGAggtcgaggaggaggaggaggaggagctggggtACAGCCAGGACACGCCCGTCGAGAGGAAGAGCGACACGCCCACCCCTGAGGCACCAATCATAACGAGCCCGCCGCAGACCCACAAGCCGGACGTGTACGACCTGGAGTGGAGCGCGGGGCGGGCCTGGGGCAGCCCCATCAACGCCTACTTCGTCAAGTACCGCAAG CTGGATGACGTGGGGGACGTGGCAGGCAGTTGGCACACGGTCCGGGTGCCGGGCAGTGAGAAGGCCCTGCGCCTGTCTGACCTGGAGCCCTCCAGTCTGTACGAGGTCCTGATGGTGGCACGCAGCGcagcgggggaggggcagcCCGCCATGCTCACCTTCCGCACCGCCAAGG AAAAGAGCACTTCCCCCGGCAAGAATGACTCCAAGGCGCCCTTTCCGTTCCCGCCCGAGAAGGTTCCGGAAAGCGAGAACGCCAACACGCACTTTGGGGTGGTCATGCCCGACCGGG TTCCGGAGGCCCCGGACCGGCCCACCATTTCCATGGCGACGGAGAGCTCGGTGTACGTGACCTGGATCCCGCGGGCCAACGGGGGCTCTCCGATCACGGCGTTCCGCGTGGAGTACCGCCGCCAGGCTCGGAACGCCGACTGGGCCGTCGCCGCGGACAACATCTCCCCGCTGAAGCTGTCGGTGGAGGTGCGCACGCTGGAGCCAG GCTCCACCTACCGATTCCGCGTGGTGGCCCTGAACACGTACGGCGAGAGCccgcacagcgccccctccaggccgTACGCGGTGTCGCCCGTCGGCCCGCCCATCTCCAGCCGCCCGGTGGCCGGCCCCCACATCACCTCCACCGACGCCGTCAGCGACACGCAGATCATGCTGCGATGGACG taCACTCCGTCCAGCAATAACAACACTCCCATCCAGGGATTTTACATCTACTATCGTCCCACAGACAGCGACAATGACAGCGACTACAAGAGGGACGTTGTGGAAG GCAACAAACAGTggcacctgattggccagctcCAGCCAGAGACGTCCTATGACATCAAGATGCAGTGCTTCAATGATGGAGGGGAGAGTGAATACAGCAACGTCATGATCTGTGAGACCAAAG CCCGTCAGGCCCCAGGAGCGCCCCGGGAGAACCCGATCACGCCGCCCGGCCCgtacccccccgacccccccgcccaGGCCGGGGGGCTGCTGTACCTGATCGTGGGCAGCGTGCTGGGCGTGATGCTGCTCATCCTGCTGCTCTTCATCGCCATGTGCCTGTGGAGGTACCGCCAGCAGAGCAGCCTGCACA AGTACGACCCCCCCGGCTACCTGTACCAGCCGGCGGAGATGAACGGGCACGTGCTGGAGTACAGCGCCCTGTCCGGGACGGGCAGGATCAACGGCTACGGCCACGCCGggaccctgcccccctccagctgcccccacctccaccacaaACTGCCCAACGGCCTGGCGCTGGGCAACGGGacgggccccgcccactgccccTCCGCCCACCTgcacggccacgcccacaaCCACAGCCACGACGGCCCCCTGGAGTACGagcactcccacccccaccacatcCACAAC GGGGGCGGAACGTACACGGCGTTGCCCCAATCAGATTCCTCCGACTGCATGAGCTGCCAGAACTTCTGTAACAATAACAG gtGCTACACGAAAGCCAACGGAACTTACTCCAGCGGCTcccttcccatgatgcaccgcGTGGCGCCGTGCCAGCAGGACGCGCTGGAGATGGTGCCCCTGGGTCACGTGACCTCCCGCTGCCAGGGTTCCGAGCCCCAACCTCTCCCGGGGGACGAGGGAGGCGGGGACAccaggcagggggaggagccaggagagaagaccccgcccctctcccagcATTCCTGCTGTCAGTCAGGGGACTACCAGTGCTGCTCATTGGAGGAAGGAG aggaggagctgctgtttGAGGAGGACCCGGAGGGGCTGGGCGTGTGCTGGGAGAGCCTGGGGCTGCCTGAGCTGGACTGTAAGGAGAGAGGAGCCTGGATATCCAGTGGCAGTCTGAGAGGAGGCCTTATACAGCCGACAGTACAAGagatctga